The proteins below come from a single Arthrobacter crystallopoietes genomic window:
- a CDS encoding TIGR03885 family FMN-dependent LLM class oxidoreductase, with protein sequence MPVIGFHASHEQISPARLLTDVQLAEAAGFDAAMCSDHIEPWSARQGHSGFAWSWLGAALASTALRFGVVTAPGQRYHPAIIAHASATLAVMFPGRFWLAPGSGENSNEHITGDAWPSKDVRQQRLEESVEVIRRLHDGEEVTHRGLVTVEHARVWEMPEPKPELIAPAISVDTARRAAAWADGLITVNQQPAQLKKVLAAYRNNGGRGKAALQVHLSWAPSEEAAVEIGLDQWRTNVFPPHVAADLATAKHFDAVSEHVGEDQLRQAVNVSADTGRHVEWLQEYLDLGFDELYLHFVGQEQEPFINAFAEKVLPQLR encoded by the coding sequence GTGCCTGTGATCGGATTCCATGCGTCCCACGAACAGATCAGTCCCGCGCGGCTGTTGACCGATGTCCAACTCGCCGAGGCCGCGGGGTTTGACGCGGCCATGTGCTCGGACCATATTGAACCCTGGTCTGCCCGGCAGGGGCACTCCGGCTTCGCCTGGTCCTGGCTTGGCGCGGCGCTGGCGTCCACCGCGCTGCGCTTCGGCGTGGTGACTGCGCCCGGCCAGCGCTACCATCCCGCCATCATCGCGCATGCATCCGCTACCCTGGCAGTCATGTTTCCCGGACGGTTCTGGCTGGCGCCGGGCAGCGGCGAGAACAGCAACGAGCACATCACCGGTGACGCCTGGCCGTCCAAGGACGTGCGCCAGCAGCGGCTCGAGGAATCGGTGGAGGTGATCCGCCGGCTGCACGACGGCGAGGAAGTCACCCACCGCGGCCTGGTCACTGTGGAGCACGCCCGGGTCTGGGAGATGCCCGAGCCCAAACCCGAACTGATCGCCCCGGCCATCAGCGTCGACACAGCCCGCCGCGCGGCTGCCTGGGCAGACGGCTTGATCACGGTCAACCAGCAGCCGGCCCAGCTGAAGAAGGTCCTGGCCGCCTACCGGAACAACGGCGGGCGCGGCAAGGCCGCGCTTCAAGTGCACCTGTCCTGGGCCCCCTCGGAGGAGGCCGCCGTGGAAATAGGCCTGGACCAGTGGCGGACCAACGTCTTCCCGCCGCATGTGGCCGCGGACCTGGCGACGGCGAAGCATTTCGACGCCGTCAGCGAGCACGTGGGCGAAGACCAGCTGCGGCAGGCGGTCAACGTTTCGGCCGACACCGGCCGGCACGTTGAGTGGCTGCAGGAATACCTGGACCTGGGCTTCGACGAGTTGTACCTGCACTTTGTCGGCCAGGAGCAGGAGCCTTTCATCAACGCCTTCGCGGAAAAAGTGCTACCGCAGCTGCGCTGA
- a CDS encoding YegP family protein, with protein MFEIFKDRNKQYRFRLLGAKNKVIAVSEAYAEKSAVVAAINATREYAATSRIKDKSVLAEVPELAQAAS; from the coding sequence TTGTTTGAAATTTTCAAGGACCGCAACAAGCAGTACCGTTTCCGGCTCCTCGGGGCCAAGAACAAGGTCATAGCAGTCTCGGAGGCGTACGCGGAGAAATCTGCCGTGGTTGCGGCGATCAACGCGACGCGCGAGTACGCTGCCACCTCACGGATCAAGGACAAGTCTGTCCTGGCCGAGGTGCCCGAGCTGGCGCAGGCCGCAAGCTGA
- a CDS encoding helix-turn-helix transcriptional regulator — protein sequence MTETKTEPLAGRSAELAALAAMAGAASSADPQIAIIHGAAGMGKSSLVEHFVSRPATGTVLRAAGTRWETSVDGSVLAQLQRGYDGGSTAPSSVPADPAEAGQLLLARLRSACAYAAAHGADTDHPPLVVWIDDVQWADEFSLRALVFALRRLDAERVLVLLAVRDEQWGQLPAGFREFAGSAAVQKLRLRPMVPEHVVSLAWSVRALELPAPMALRLCAHAGGNPGYLLQLLQEQPDDYWNQWHEHLPAPLRLRDEVETALAGAGAATRALVQAAAVLESGCLLADAVALADAAGTDSIQDPLAALDEARALGLLKIGADLQVLNFPYPLLRAAVYASLTATERAALHRSASTMGDDEGEQLFHLAAAAALPDIGLARQLDAYAAHQAERGAWLSAAAALLRAGHVWPDATGRQQRLLQALDALVAAGDLPRASAYAQQVAGFRPGPLKEAVLGYLAVLRGRETEADMQLDKAWQQCNPASSPDIAAMICQRRVLHALAAQNGADLVLWAERAIELAPEDSPAFIESRSIMGLGLAGLGRIEEAHAQYGKFPSLKALGAQRQRVQLGRGWLLLAQDEHYLARDQLAAAVPTEYHLGSGRIAQWAQGWLARAEFELGDWDEALRTVERGLLQQERLQIQLARPLLHLTAAQIHALRGDADKGALHRDAARAPADSYAIMQLPAAMAAAFVAEAAADYEGVLRALGPLLQLDRANGMDEPGFWPWHDVYANALVMTDRMAEAADFLVPHEELAAKRGHRTVLARLAVPRGRILGAEGRLDEARAVFETSLAGIKDLPTPYVRARGNFAYGQMLRRAGQRREAADILARARDLYLALGASVYVERCDREIQASGLQSTGRRGALDFSVLTAQEIAVARLVAEGRTNKETGLELFIAAKTVQYHLTRIYSKLGISSRSELAARYRAETEEG from the coding sequence ATGACTGAGACCAAAACCGAGCCCCTGGCGGGGCGTTCCGCGGAACTGGCGGCGCTGGCAGCAATGGCCGGCGCCGCCAGTTCCGCCGACCCGCAGATCGCCATCATCCACGGTGCTGCGGGCATGGGGAAGTCCAGCCTGGTGGAGCACTTTGTGTCCCGGCCTGCTACCGGCACGGTACTGCGGGCAGCAGGGACCCGCTGGGAAACGAGCGTGGACGGAAGCGTCCTGGCCCAGTTGCAGCGAGGTTACGACGGCGGCTCAACGGCACCTTCCTCCGTTCCCGCTGATCCGGCGGAGGCCGGACAGCTGCTGCTGGCCCGGCTCCGGTCTGCCTGTGCTTACGCTGCCGCGCACGGTGCGGACACCGACCACCCGCCGCTCGTGGTCTGGATCGACGATGTGCAGTGGGCCGATGAATTTTCGCTACGCGCGCTGGTCTTCGCCCTGCGGCGCCTCGATGCCGAACGCGTGCTGGTCCTGCTGGCAGTGCGGGATGAGCAGTGGGGGCAGCTGCCGGCGGGTTTCCGCGAATTCGCTGGCTCAGCAGCCGTGCAAAAGCTCCGGCTCCGTCCGATGGTCCCCGAACACGTCGTTTCGCTCGCCTGGTCGGTGCGGGCGCTGGAACTTCCGGCGCCGATGGCTTTGCGGCTTTGCGCCCATGCCGGCGGTAATCCGGGCTATCTCCTTCAGTTGCTGCAGGAACAGCCGGACGACTACTGGAACCAGTGGCACGAGCATCTGCCGGCGCCGCTGCGCCTGCGAGACGAAGTTGAAACCGCGCTGGCCGGTGCCGGGGCGGCAACCCGTGCTCTGGTGCAGGCCGCTGCGGTGCTGGAATCCGGCTGCCTGCTCGCCGATGCCGTCGCCTTGGCCGACGCTGCCGGAACGGACAGCATCCAGGATCCGCTGGCAGCCCTGGACGAGGCCCGTGCACTGGGACTGTTGAAGATCGGTGCCGACCTCCAGGTGCTGAACTTCCCCTATCCCTTGCTCCGGGCTGCCGTCTACGCCTCCCTGACCGCCACCGAGCGGGCTGCATTGCACCGCTCCGCTTCGACGATGGGGGACGATGAAGGCGAACAGTTGTTCCACCTGGCCGCCGCCGCCGCTCTGCCGGACATCGGTCTGGCCAGGCAACTCGACGCGTACGCTGCGCACCAGGCGGAGCGTGGCGCGTGGTTGTCAGCGGCGGCTGCCCTGCTGCGCGCCGGTCATGTCTGGCCCGATGCCACGGGCCGGCAACAGCGTTTGCTCCAGGCACTCGACGCCCTTGTCGCCGCCGGTGACCTGCCCCGGGCCAGCGCCTACGCGCAGCAGGTCGCAGGTTTCCGGCCCGGCCCGTTGAAGGAAGCCGTACTGGGCTACCTTGCCGTCCTCCGCGGCAGGGAGACCGAGGCGGACATGCAGCTGGACAAGGCCTGGCAGCAGTGCAATCCGGCATCGTCGCCGGACATCGCGGCGATGATCTGCCAGCGGCGCGTTCTGCATGCCTTGGCCGCGCAGAACGGAGCCGATCTGGTGCTCTGGGCCGAGCGCGCCATCGAACTGGCCCCTGAGGATTCCCCCGCCTTTATCGAATCGCGCTCCATCATGGGCCTGGGTCTGGCCGGGCTCGGCCGCATCGAGGAAGCGCACGCCCAGTACGGGAAGTTCCCGTCGCTGAAAGCCCTCGGCGCCCAGCGCCAGCGGGTACAGCTGGGCCGCGGCTGGCTGCTGCTGGCCCAGGACGAGCACTATCTGGCCCGGGACCAGCTCGCTGCCGCCGTCCCCACCGAATACCATCTGGGTTCAGGCCGGATCGCGCAATGGGCCCAAGGCTGGCTGGCCCGCGCGGAGTTCGAGCTCGGGGACTGGGACGAAGCCCTGCGCACGGTGGAGCGGGGGCTGCTCCAGCAGGAACGCCTGCAGATCCAGTTGGCCCGCCCGCTGCTTCATCTGACCGCCGCCCAGATCCATGCCCTGCGGGGAGATGCGGACAAGGGCGCACTCCACCGGGATGCGGCCAGGGCGCCGGCGGACAGCTACGCCATCATGCAGTTGCCCGCCGCGATGGCCGCCGCCTTCGTGGCGGAAGCCGCTGCGGATTACGAGGGCGTGCTGCGCGCCCTGGGACCGCTGCTGCAGTTGGACCGCGCCAACGGGATGGACGAGCCCGGGTTCTGGCCGTGGCACGATGTCTATGCCAACGCGTTGGTGATGACCGATCGGATGGCGGAAGCTGCAGATTTCCTCGTGCCGCATGAAGAGCTGGCAGCCAAGCGTGGCCACCGTACCGTGTTGGCCCGGCTGGCGGTACCCCGCGGCAGGATCCTCGGGGCCGAGGGCAGGCTGGATGAAGCCCGCGCGGTCTTCGAAACGAGCCTTGCCGGAATCAAGGACCTGCCGACGCCGTACGTCAGGGCGCGCGGAAACTTCGCCTATGGCCAGATGCTGCGCCGGGCCGGCCAGCGCCGGGAGGCCGCTGACATCCTGGCCCGGGCGCGGGACCTTTATCTGGCCCTCGGCGCCAGCGTCTACGTGGAGCGCTGCGACCGCGAGATCCAGGCCAGCGGACTGCAGAGCACTGGCCGCCGTGGCGCCCTGGACTTCTCTGTCCTGACGGCGCAGGAAATCGCTGTGGCCCGGCTGGTGGCAGAGGGCCGGACCAATAAGGAGACCGGTCTGGAGCTGTTCATCGCGGCCAAAACGGTCCAGTACCACCTGACGCGCATCTATTCGAAGCTGGGCATCAGTTCCCGCAGCGAACTGGCCGCCCGCTACCGGGCCGAAACCGAGGAAGGTTAG
- a CDS encoding MFS transporter: protein MSVLSESAATAARGRKTVRWVVLIAALALVFDGYDLVVYGTVVSSLLDDPSQLGPLDAAQAGALGSYALVGVMVGALVVGAVGDFLGRRKVMLINIAWFSIGMALTSMATSVFAFGVLRFLTGIGVGALVATAGAVVAEFAPAGKKNFYNAIVYSGVPAGATLASVLAIVFNGILDWRGLFMIGALPIVFLLPVALFKLPESPRWLQARGRQHEAELLSVKTGIPLLAAPASTATAASAVQQKAGFAGLASRRYAIPTAFLGIMSFSGLLLTYGLNTWLPEIMSQYGYDKNYSLMFLVTLNAGAVVGGLIASRSADKFGAKRIVSTTFALAALSLVLLTFGFPLPVLLTAIAIAGVGTLGTQVLIYGLVSNYYATSVRAAGVAWCAGFGRLGGIFGPLLGGFLIAAGVQTATAFYVFAGVALAGALVTLFLPKRPVTEESSGLAEDRQAPAMATAANIVGND from the coding sequence ATCCGCCGCGACAGCAGCACGCGGCCGCAAAACAGTCCGCTGGGTGGTGCTGATCGCCGCCCTCGCACTGGTCTTCGATGGCTACGACCTGGTGGTGTACGGCACCGTGGTCTCCAGCCTGCTGGACGATCCCAGCCAGCTCGGTCCGCTCGATGCGGCCCAAGCCGGTGCCTTGGGCAGTTATGCCCTGGTCGGCGTCATGGTCGGTGCCCTCGTGGTCGGCGCCGTCGGCGACTTCCTCGGCCGCCGCAAAGTCATGCTGATCAACATCGCCTGGTTCTCCATCGGCATGGCGCTGACGTCCATGGCCACCAGTGTCTTCGCCTTCGGCGTCCTGCGCTTCCTCACCGGCATCGGCGTCGGCGCCCTGGTGGCGACGGCGGGAGCGGTCGTGGCCGAGTTCGCTCCGGCGGGCAAGAAGAATTTCTACAACGCGATCGTCTACTCGGGCGTCCCGGCCGGCGCCACACTGGCCTCGGTGCTTGCCATCGTTTTCAACGGCATTCTCGACTGGCGCGGATTGTTCATGATCGGCGCCCTGCCCATTGTGTTCCTGCTACCGGTGGCCCTGTTCAAGCTGCCCGAGTCCCCCCGCTGGCTGCAGGCCCGCGGACGCCAGCACGAAGCGGAACTGCTGTCGGTAAAGACCGGTATTCCGCTGCTCGCGGCTCCCGCCTCGACGGCGACCGCAGCATCGGCGGTGCAGCAGAAGGCCGGATTCGCCGGTCTCGCCAGCCGGCGCTACGCAATTCCCACCGCGTTCCTGGGCATCATGAGCTTCTCCGGGCTGCTGCTGACCTACGGACTGAACACCTGGCTGCCGGAAATCATGAGCCAGTACGGGTACGACAAGAACTACTCGCTGATGTTCCTCGTGACGCTCAATGCCGGTGCCGTGGTCGGCGGGTTGATCGCATCCCGGTCCGCGGATAAATTCGGGGCCAAACGGATTGTGTCGACAACCTTCGCGCTGGCCGCCCTGTCCCTGGTCCTGCTGACCTTCGGCTTCCCGCTGCCGGTACTGCTGACGGCCATCGCCATTGCCGGCGTCGGTACATTGGGCACCCAGGTGTTGATCTACGGCCTCGTCTCGAACTACTACGCCACCTCGGTGCGCGCCGCAGGCGTGGCCTGGTGCGCCGGTTTCGGCCGCCTCGGCGGCATTTTCGGCCCGTTGCTCGGCGGTTTCCTCATCGCCGCCGGAGTGCAGACCGCGACGGCGTTCTACGTCTTCGCCGGGGTGGCACTGGCCGGAGCGCTGGTGACACTGTTCCTGCCCAAGCGTCCGGTCACCGAGGAGAGCTCCGGCCTGGCCGAAGACCGTCAGGCACCCGCGATGGCCACGGCAGCTAACATTGTCGGGAATGACTGA